Proteins from one Thalassophryne amazonica chromosome 20, fThaAma1.1, whole genome shotgun sequence genomic window:
- the tekt2 gene encoding tektin-2 produces MAAFHMKPALRHSVPEWGTNNQQLSATAQHERHISNMVQQEGRALRNDTSCKTIWDENETSCRLSDRIWDVARWKEALEACAQKLDEEMEALTLCKEQTEQALAATALPLEVSVECLTLREGRSGYELVQDPVEEQLKKDVTLIEALQQILQQNIHKAFEQLCVLQEARHQLTSDLQNKMEALDIDTTCLSLTIKSPEISLKTDPKRIPNSSSTPQTWVEFSQFNVAHAQEAMQVSQHMREDMNLTRAQLQNDLESQCKATDFALRKRFHDEEQARDELEWQIKNTEDEMAEMQNDIRRLDEDLHAKTAFMKLAHTRLENRTNRSGMDLCRDEVQYGLINEVNQLEATILALKKKLSEAQHSLQKMQLHHSHMLQDLSRKQESLSLEQRSMNTRGRLTSTSYTDKIPVPLIPLTNSSGRSNLQLLAQ; encoded by the exons ATGGCTGCATTTCACATGAAACCCGCCCTGCGCCACAGTGTGCCAGAATGGGGTACCAACAACCAGCAGCTGTCTGCTACAGCACAACATGAGAGACACATTTCAAATATGGTCCAGCAGGAAGGGAGAGCTCTGCGCAATGACACCAGTTGTAAG ACAATTTGGGATGAGAATGAAACCTCTTGCAGGTTGAGTGATCGTATCTGGGATGTCGCCCGGTGGAAAGAAGCATTAGAAGCCTGCGCTCAGAAACTGGATGAAGAGATGGAAGCTTTGACTTTG TGCAAAGAGCAGACTGAGCAGGCCCTGGCTGCAACCGCTCTTCCTCTGGAAGTCAGCGTGGAATGCCTGACGTTGCGTGAGGGACGGAGCGGGTATGAACTTGTGCAGGACCCCGTTGAAGAGCAGCTGAAAAAAGATGTGACCTTGATTGAAGCATTGCAACAAATTCTGCAACAAAACATACACAAGGCCTTTGAGCAGCTTTG TGTTTTGCAGGAGGCACGTCACCaactgacctctgacctccagaACAAGATGGAGGCATTGGACATTGACACGACCTGCCTGTCACTTACAATAAAGTCTCCAGAGATCTCCTTGAAGACTGATCCCAAACGGATACCCAATAG TTCATCCACCCCACAGACGTGGGTCGAGTTCAGCCAATTTAATGTGGCTCATGCTCAAGAGGCCATGCAGGTGTCCCAGCACATGAGGGAGGACATGAATCTCACCAGAGCTcag CTGCAGAATGACCTGGAGAGTCAGTGTAAAGCCACTGATTTTGCCCTTCGGAAGCGTTTTCACGATGAGGAGCAGGCTCGCGATGAGTTGGAGTGGCAAATTAAAAAT ACTGAAGATGAAATGGCTGAGATGCAGAACGACATCCGGCGATTGGATGAGGATTTACATGCGAAGACAGCGTTTATGAAGCTGGCTCACACGCGATTGGAGAACAGGACAAACAGATCTGGCATGGATCTGTGCAGAGATGAG GTTCAGTACGGCCTCATTAATGAAGTTAATCAACTGGAGGCCACAATCTTGGCTCTAAAAAAGAAGCTTTCTGAAGCTCA ACACTCCCTGCAGAAGATGCAGCTTCATCACAGCCACATGTTGCAGGATCTTTCCAGAAAACAGGAATCTCTGTCTCTGGAACAGCGAAGCATGAATACCCGCGGCCGCCTCACATCGACCTCCTACACGGACAAAATCCCAGTACCGCTGATCCCACTCACAAACTCTAGTGGGAGAAGCAACCTGCAGCTGCTGGCTCAGTAA
- the LOC117501283 gene encoding free fatty acid receptor 3 has translation MDVNDCIALSVYTFSFLLGLPANLLVLFVYARKAHKHGATPNVVYALNLCIANLALVSWLPVKALATFLQDWRLPAPICPIFSLFLFSSLYGSCLFITAMTVGRYLSIAFPIVYKQYRRARNSCYISAVLWVLVLLHLSVALVAEGGAYFISVTNDTASCYMDFNDSQLAVLLPLRLEMAIVLFFAPLILTSFCTLRCVILVLRSNLSALGKRRVLTVAVSTLVVFVMCYAPYNISHIVGFVLKTTVRWRREAMLTCSFNIFLEPVIMLMQSPAASKGIMVRFCGWQSHFSRTDGFWYQCKMPNTAENAPAAPTLSEKSQAGVQITKVSQE, from the coding sequence ATGGATGTAAACGATTGTATCGCTCTGAGCGTCTACACCTTCAGCTTTCTTCTGGGACTTCCTGCCAACCTGTTGGTGCTTTTTGTCTACGCACGTAAAGCCCACAAGCATGGTGCCACACCAAATGTGGTCTACGCTCTCAACCTGTGCATCGCCAATCTGGCGCTGGTGAGCTGGCTGCCCGTAAAGGCCTTGGCGACTTTCCTTCAAGACTGGAGGCTGCCGGCACCCATCTGTCCCATTTTCAGCTTGTTCCTCTTCTCTTCACTCTATGGCAGCTGCCTGTTCATCACCGCCATGACGGTGGGGCGTTACCTCAGCATTGCATTCCCAATTGTCTACAAACAATACCGCCGTGCTCGTAATTCATGCTACATCAGCGCTGTGTTGTGGGTCTTGGTGCTCCTACACCTTAGCGTGGCCTTAGTGGCTGAGGGAGGTGCTTACTTCATCTCCGTCACAAATGACACAGCATCCTGCTACATGGACTTCAACGACTCTCAGTTAGCCGTGCTGCTGCCCCTGCGCTTGGAAATGGCCATCGTCCTGTTTTTTGCGCCCCTAATTCTAACATCATTTTGCACACTGCGCTGCGTTATCCTCGTTTTGCGCTCCAACCTGTCTGCGTTGGGGAAGCGGAGGGTCCTGACCGTGGCGGTTTCCACACTGGTTGTGTTTGTGATGTGCTACGCACCTTACAACATCTCACACATTGTGGGCTTTGTGTTGAAGACAACTGTTAGGTGGAGGAGAGAAGCTATGCTCACgtgctcctttaatatttttctcgAGCCTGTGATCATGCTGATGCAGTCGCCAGCAGCTTCAAAGGGCATCATGGTTAGATTCTGCGGATGGCAAAGCCACTTCAGCCGGACCGACGGGTTTTGGTATCAATGCAAGATGCCCAATACTGCAGAGAATGCGCCCGCAGCACCAACACTATCAGAGAAAAGCCAGGCAGGGGTGCAGATAACGAAAGTAAGTCAGGAGTGA